The window ATGGATTTTTTTCGCAGAACATTCAGTTCTTTGATTGGCAGTTATTTGTCCCAGATCTTAGAGGCTGAATGAACTATATGAGAATTGGCACAAATCTCATTCCAAGTAGATTATCTTATGAATGCGCTTTTGTCGGAACACCAGCTGGGACTTAAGGATGGGTCCAGATTATGTCATGGGAAAACATTCTTAAGGCTTCTCATACAATAAGGATTACAAAGGGGAATGCCCCTAAACTAGTCATCAAACTAGGAGCTAGTGTTAGCATCCCCAATGAGCTATATCTATCTACTATTAGGTGATGCCTGGTACGGCTGATTACCCCCCTGGTTCAAGGTTCAAGGCCTGTGTTTAGAAAATAAGGATGCAGATTAATGAGATATCATGTATATATTCAAAGAAAATTTGCCATAGTCTTTTCAAGAAATGGCCTCTGAAAGTGCTTAAAGCAACACATAATTGAATGTCATGCCTGGATAAATTTTAAGATACTGCTTTCAATAGGATTATGCAACTTCTTTCAAGCAATCTAAGATCTTTGTTTCCATCCCTCCCCCTGAAAATTTTGGGTCATACTTTTATCAGTTAAAATCAGTTAAAGAACGTAGAGATTTAGTAGCAGGAGTAAATGATAGAATTTGAATTATCATATTTTGTGTCATACTTATTCGACATCTTTCTTACTTCCTTTTGTTCTCATATGCAAAGCATTAATTATcccaaaagggggggggggggggttctcaAACGCAGGCTGGAGTACTTGTGGGTTCTGTCAATCAAATAACCAGAGTGGTGAAGTTCAAGTTGACCCTTAAGAGTAGGAGCTTCCAATTAGAGCATAGGGGATTGATTTCTTGTAAAATTCGTGGGACTTTTAATCATAAAAATCCTGCCAGCAATTGCTTTTGATAGAAATATAAAAGTTGCGCTTGTAGTTCACTTTCTTAGCCAGAAACTCCCTCAATTTGCAAGCTCCTCAATATCTTTTGCATTACTATTAGCAGAAATAATTATGTCATCCGCATATTAAAGATGGTAGTTGGGATCTCAATTTCTTGGTCCTTTAGAATAGACAAAAAATAtagaatggaagagagagaaagtactGTTATCTTGCGAAAGTGAAGGGAAAGAATTGGCACCAATTGGCACCCTTAGATTAGGAACTAATTGATTCATCTGTGTCAGATATCAAACCTTATGAAATTATATTTGTAATGAAACTTGTCCCTGTGCCTAATTGGTGTGGATTTATTTCCTTGATCTGTTTGGTGGGTGTTAGTATGACCTTGGCCTTGCAGTATCAAATAGTTGTTTCTCAACGGCTGGAGGGTCCTTTTGGAATGAAAGGAAGCGTATTGTGAAACCTGGTCCTGCatgctattattttttttttgggggggaatcattgaaggagagaaatagaattttccaGAGATTTATGCTGATATTGGCCTTTACCTCACAGGTTGGGGTGTGGCAATGaaagaatttgtttttttgttttgttttgttttgtgttgtttttttttttttttttttggggggggggggggaatagagactgatttacttttcttttggttgTGTAAAGTGTATTATTGTAATAAGTAGAGATgtgaatatcttgtatagggacttttttcttctcttcggAAGGAAATAGAAATTTGCTGCTGATCCTCCCTAatcaccccccccaaaaaaaaggataaaaacgTAGACCAGAAACTGTACGAAAGACAATAACACAGACTAGAAACTATCTATCTAAAAAAAAAGCAAATGAACATGAGGCATCtagaattttatttaaaatttcagCTATATAACTCCAATATTGACCTAATCCTTGCCTGAAATATCAACCTAAAAAATAGAATTTGATTAATGTGAAAATAgaaaatgttttttattttcctaattCAACCCTTGAAGTATCAATCACATCCTGTGACAACACTTGACCTGTTTTTTATGGCTCTGAGACCTGGTGTCGAATTTTAGGGGGTTGAGATGGAGAAGGCAGACATGGTTGATCTGATGCAGTTTCTGTTGAGCTATGCATGCAATCCTCTTGTTGCTTCAGACAGGATCAACCTCAGCAATGAAGAACTGGTTGAATCATCTGTTCGTAATCTGTTGAGTCAGTTGGCTGATGCAAGTAGAACTGATCAAGGGTTGGACCTTTCTGAGTCAATGCCAAATCAATCTACCGATAGATATGGACAGACCACGAGGCCTGTTGGTCCAAACATTGAAATGAAGAGAGGAGACTGGATTTGCCCAAAGTAAGTCTGAATTTTCTGTTTATCACTTCAgtgtttttcttcttgttcattTGATCTTTTCCTACCAAATAGCGTGGTGAAATTGGTATTTTGCTTATCTTCTTTGAGTGCTTTGTATTTCTGAACTGTCAATTTTAATGGATAAAATAGTTACTGTTACTTCTGATGTCTCATACTTTTTTAGTGCTTAAAGATCTGAATTTGGTTGTATTTGTGTATTTGAAATACCAGCTCTCAACTCTTGAGCACAAGGACATATCCATTTCATCTATACATCAATATGGATAAGAATTGGTTGTATGAGTATGAACATATTCACGCTTACTTTGTTTATGCCTTTTTGATGTaagaaaaaataggaaatacatagatgaaaaggtgaaagaactatgatgtagttcaaagaaggaagaagaggaagaggggcCAGCCAGCCCATAGGCCCCATAGAGCCAACCATGAAGAACATTGAGCCCAGCCTTAAGCTCACATGCAGCTTATGTTTAATGTTTTAGGCCCAATTAATGGGCCAAGTCTAGGCCCATTAGGAGCCCTTTATTTTGCCTTGTGGAGGGAACAATTAGAAGATTCTTTTAGTTATTTGTCTATTTCTTTTACTCATTGTTTAGTAATAGTTGTTGCTCTTAACAATAACGCATATTAGTTACTattttgcaatctctaaatcttccCATGTgtctcctaagtaaatagcttctgtcgtggatcttcttggcataaaaccaaattggttctctgtaatagtagtttcttgtctcaggtgggtttcaataaccctctctcaGAATTTTATAGTATTACTCATtattttatgcctctatagttattgcagctctgaatgtcacctttatttttgtagatcagaACCACgatcttctcctccattcatctgacatttttcttgtgctcataatcttattaaacagcttggttagccaaggtaaaccacagattcctaagtTCTTCcgcacttctattgggacctcatttgggccttgtgccttgcctactttcatccttcttaaagcttcttttattttagacaccctaatttttcgtATATATCTAGTCTTCTGGAACACTATTACTTGAAGTGCCTTCATTTAGTAGGTTGCAGAGATAGCCTTCCCATCTCTttttaatgtcctcatcccttattagtactttaccatcttcacttttaatacatcaaacatggtcgagatctctactcttcctttccctcactttagctatcttataaataatttttttcctttcctttgtaCATAGGTTGTTGTAAagatcatcatatttcttcgccttTGCTTTTTCcgcaatcttcttagcttcatttctgggcaaatttatacctttgtagatcctctacatccttagtcctttgctaTGTCTTAAAACTAAGTTTTtgttagtcttaatggctgcttgaacctcatcatcccaccacgaCGTCTCCCTAGATAAATGACGTTTTTCCTTTCGATTTGCCTATACATCTTTAGCAACTTTtttaatacaagtagtcatttcattccacatcgtattagtgtctcACTCAAGCCCCACATTGTATTAGTGACCTCATATTATTCTCTTTGATAGATGGAATCATTGCATCTTCTTTCTTGGGCAGGTGCACTTTCATGAACTTCGCAAGGAACATGAAATGCCTAGAGTGCAATGGGCCACGGCCCAAGAGACAGCTGACTGGTGAAGAATGGGAATGTCCTCAGTAAGCTGTTTTAACTAATTTTCCATTGTCCTTAATTGcagaattcttttttctttttctggtcctgatattttaataatatatgTTGAGAATTGACACTTCTCTCAGGTGtgatttcttcaattatgggagaaattcaTTATGTATGAGGTGTGATTGCATGCGGCCTGGAGATGTCCAATATGGCACCATAATGTCCAGGTCTGGCAATGGAAGCAACTTCAACAAGAGTGATATTGAGAGTAGGCTTGCCGAAAATGATGAAAAGGCAGAGAAATGGTTCAGCAAGTTCTCTCAACTGGACAAGGCTTCGGACCTGACTAGTGCCGTAGCTGATGAAGACTTCCCAGAAATCATACCTTTGAGGAAAGGAGTCAACAAGTTTGTTGTCAGCACGAGAAAGACACCATTAGAACGGAGGTTGGCTAATGCCCAATACCGAAGGAACTTGGGCAACGATGGTACCCTTGAGGAGAATGATCTTCAGGCAGGGGATGGAGGTGAGGTGAGTCAGAACAAGACTCCGGACACATCAATAAGCCAAAGTTTGGATAGGATTCTTGGTCGCTCTTCAGCTTCTTCAGAGACTGGTAGTCATATAAGTGCTGCTGGGGAAAACGCTGGAGCAGAAAGGTCCTCGTTCTCAAGCCCCACTTCTACACAGTATGGACATTCTGAACGGAACAATTCTGGCTATGTTCCTTTTGTGCCATTACCTGCAGATATGTTTGTTAAACCTCAGAAATCAGACACGGGAAATGAGCAAGTGGCAGGAAACCATGATTCACTTGCTTCCAAGAGAAGCGACCCAACGGGATCTGTTTCTGGGAATGCTGAATCTGGTAAATCAAGTGATGGCTTGCAGCTCTCAGAAAAACCAGTAAACCAGACTGAGGGCCAGGAAGACAAAGAACGGGCTGAAAAATCAGAGAGGTGGTTTAAAAAGGTTGCGGAGCTACATGATGTTACAGATCTCTCAAGTGCAATATCAGACGAAGACTTCCCAGAAATTATGCCAATGCGTAAAGGGGAGAACAGATTTGTTGTCAGCAAGAAGAAGGACCGATCATTGACCTCACCCTTGTACAAGAGACGCATGGCCATGGAACAATCAAGCAACACTAACTTTGTACCTTTTGTTCCCTTTCCACCAGACTATTTTGCTAAGAAGAAAACACAGCCAGAAAAAGAAGCTTCAAAAGAGAGACCTGTtagtgaaacttcttccatTGCTGAGCCAGCTGAAAACATTGCAAATGTGTTGGGAAAGTCATCTGAAGGTAATGTTGCTGACCTGGGGGCTTCCAGATCTTCAGTTCAACAGTTGGAGAATCAGCATACTAGCAGCGAGAGCTGGAACACTACCAAAGCTGGAAATGGCTATAGTGAAAACAATAGCTGTTATGGGCTACAATCTGTTGCCAGTTCTGCCCAACGACCTGAGAATCTACAGAATAGTAGTGGGGTGGGTTGGAATAGTGGGTCATCTTGGAGGGGGCATACTGATGGTGCTGGTTATGGGGCATCAACTGTGGGAAGTTCTGCTTCAAAACCTGATAATCTACAGACTAATAGTAGGGAGGGTTGGAACAGTGGATCATCTTGGAAAGGGAGTACAGCTTCACCAACCATGGGAACTTCTATCCCAAGATCTGATAATTTACACGCTAATAACAGGGAGAGTTGGAATAGTGGATCCTCCTGGAAGGGGAGTACAGGAGATCCTTCCCAACAGCCTCAGAACCTTCAGAATGGGAGGGAGAGTTGGAACAAGGGATTTTCAGGTAAGAGTTTGGAGGGATCAGCAGTGAAGGAACCAGATCCCTTGGATATGTCTCAGGAGGCCAAGGAACAGAGATGGTTTCGGCGGGTTGCTCAGATCAAAGACATTTCAGAGTTGAGCAATATCCCTGATGAAGACTTCCCTGAGATAATGCCGATGCGGAAAGGGGTGAACAGGTTTGTTGTCAGCAAGCGTAAGACACCGTTGGAAAGGAGGTTGACATCCCCCCAATACAGAAGGAACCTTCCTATTGTGAGCTCTGATCCAGTGAAGAACGAGAACGATACAAGCTGAAATTAAGGGTGGGTAAAAAATCTGTTCATATTCTTTTTAGTGGGAAAGGAAACTTGTAAGAACAATCTAAAGG is drawn from Telopea speciosissima isolate NSW1024214 ecotype Mountain lineage chromosome 1, Tspe_v1, whole genome shotgun sequence and contains these coding sequences:
- the LOC122647641 gene encoding zinc finger protein VAR3, chloroplastic isoform X2; translation: MGGASKLLMLLSTPLPLLYPRPSAFRLARYSRVSISRVSSTVHRNRFSLGPRPRFCFTIKASEEIHTQTSSVREDYGGESLGFSPNNRVSHPWPEWSKLVDNLRAGGYFDHQNSSSAALEVEFSGYGNIPEEFVGAANACLSFARSRLDLLGSLSRKDMQVVVENGSPFIFKNALDSARRMKSFLGGSGNNGVEMEKADMVDLMQFLLSYACNPLVASDRINLSNEELVESSVRNLLSQLADASRTDQGLDLSESMPNQSTDRYGQTTRPVGPNIEMKRGDWICPKCTFMNFARNMKCLECNGPRPKRQLTGEEWECPQCDFFNYGRNSLCMRCDCMRPGDVQYGTIMSRSGNGSNFNKSDIESRLAENDEKAEKWFSKFSQLDKASDLTSAVADEDFPEIIPLRKGVNKFVVSTRKTPLERRLANAQYRRNLGNDGTLEENDLQAGDGGEVSQNKTPDTSISQSLDRILGRSSASSETGSHISAAGENAGAERSSFSSPTSTQYGHSERNNSGYVPFVPLPADMFVKPQKSDTGNEQVAGNHDSLASKRSDPTGSVSGNAESGKSSDGLQLSEKPVNQTEGQEDKERAEKSERWFKKVAELHDVTDLSSAISDEDFPEIMPMRKGENRFVVSKKKDRSLTSPLYKRRMAMEQSSNTNFVPFVPFPPDYFAKKKTQPEKEASKERPVSETSSIAEPAENIANVLGKSSEGNVADLGASRSSVQQLENQHTSSESWNTTKAGNGYSENNSCYGLQSVASSAQRPENLQNSSGVGWNSGSSWRGHTDGAGYGASTVGSSASKPDNLQTNSREGWNSGSSWKGSTGDPSQQPQNLQNGRESWNKGFSGKSLEGSAVKEPDPLDMSQEAKEQRWFRRVAQIKDISELSNIPDEDFPEIMPMRKGVNRFVVSKRKTPLERRLTSPQYRRNLPIVSSDPVKNENDTS
- the LOC122647641 gene encoding zinc finger protein VAR3, chloroplastic isoform X3, with the protein product MGGASKLLMLLSTPLPLLYPRPSAFRLARYSRVSISRVSSTVHRNRFSLGPRPRFCFTIKASEEIHTQTSSVREDYGGESLGFSPNNRVSHPWPEWSKLVDNLRAGGYFDHQNSSSAALEVEFSGYGNIPEEFVGAANACLSFARSRLDLLGSLSRKDMQVVVENGSPFIFKNALDSARRMKSFLGGSGNNGVEMEKADMVDLMQFLLSYACNPLVASDRINLSNEELVESSVRNLLSQLADASRTDQGLDLSESMPNQSTDRYGQTTRPVGPNIEMKRGDWICPKCTFMNFARNMKCLECNGPRPKRQLTGEEWECPQCDFFNYGRNSLCMRCDCMRPGDVQYGTIMSRNLGNDGTLEENDLQAGDGGEVSQNKTPDTSISQSLDRILGRSSASSETGSHISAAGENAGAERSSFSSPTSTQYGHSERNNSGYVPFVPLPADMFVKPQKSDTGNEQVAGNHDSLASKRSDPTGSVSGNAESGKSSDGLQLSEKPVNQTEGQEDKERAEKSERWFKKVAELHDVTDLSSAISDEDFPEIMPMRKGENRFVVSKKKDRSLTSPLYKRRMAMEQSSNTNFVPFVPFPPDYFAKKKTQPEKEASKERPVSETSSIAEPAENIANVLGKSSEGNVADLGASRSSVQQLENQHTSSESWNTTKAGNGYSENNSCYGLQSVASSAQRPENLQNSSGVGWNSGSSWRGHTDGAGYGASTVGSSASKPDNLQTNSREGWNSGSSWKGSTASPTMGTSIPRSDNLHANNRESWNSGSSWKGSTGDPSQQPQNLQNGRESWNKGFSGKSLEGSAVKEPDPLDMSQEAKEQRWFRRVAQIKDISELSNIPDEDFPEIMPMRKGVNRFVVSKRKTPLERRLTSPQYRRNLPIVSSDPVKNENDTS
- the LOC122647641 gene encoding zinc finger protein VAR3, chloroplastic isoform X1, which codes for MGGASKLLMLLSTPLPLLYPRPSAFRLARYSRVSISRVSSTVHRNRFSLGPRPRFCFTIKASEEIHTQTSSVREDYGGESLGFSPNNRVSHPWPEWSKLVDNLRAGGYFDHQNSSSAALEVEFSGYGNIPEEFVGAANACLSFARSRLDLLGSLSRKDMQVVVENGSPFIFKNALDSARRMKSFLGGSGNNGVEMEKADMVDLMQFLLSYACNPLVASDRINLSNEELVESSVRNLLSQLADASRTDQGLDLSESMPNQSTDRYGQTTRPVGPNIEMKRGDWICPKCTFMNFARNMKCLECNGPRPKRQLTGEEWECPQCDFFNYGRNSLCMRCDCMRPGDVQYGTIMSRSGNGSNFNKSDIESRLAENDEKAEKWFSKFSQLDKASDLTSAVADEDFPEIIPLRKGVNKFVVSTRKTPLERRLANAQYRRNLGNDGTLEENDLQAGDGGEVSQNKTPDTSISQSLDRILGRSSASSETGSHISAAGENAGAERSSFSSPTSTQYGHSERNNSGYVPFVPLPADMFVKPQKSDTGNEQVAGNHDSLASKRSDPTGSVSGNAESGKSSDGLQLSEKPVNQTEGQEDKERAEKSERWFKKVAELHDVTDLSSAISDEDFPEIMPMRKGENRFVVSKKKDRSLTSPLYKRRMAMEQSSNTNFVPFVPFPPDYFAKKKTQPEKEASKERPVSETSSIAEPAENIANVLGKSSEGNVADLGASRSSVQQLENQHTSSESWNTTKAGNGYSENNSCYGLQSVASSAQRPENLQNSSGVGWNSGSSWRGHTDGAGYGASTVGSSASKPDNLQTNSREGWNSGSSWKGSTASPTMGTSIPRSDNLHANNRESWNSGSSWKGSTGDPSQQPQNLQNGRESWNKGFSGKSLEGSAVKEPDPLDMSQEAKEQRWFRRVAQIKDISELSNIPDEDFPEIMPMRKGVNRFVVSKRKTPLERRLTSPQYRRNLPIVSSDPVKNENDTS